From Pseudoalteromonas sp. DL-6, one genomic window encodes:
- a CDS encoding anti-phage deoxyguanosine triphosphatase — protein sequence MDKQWQNRIIEQYKHRPNDNRSAWQIDRSRIIHAAAFRRLQAKTQIMGIGLNDFYRTRLTHSLEVSQIGTGILRHLKAQHPSFAHFPSTGLLETLCLAHDIGHPPFGHGGEIALNYMMRDHGGFEGNAQTLRIVAKLEPYSNGYGMNLTRRTLLGFIKYPAFIDNLWHNIPQENKQRAFIKADDWRPAKGIYNDDAAIFNWIIEPLSASDKALLSSQEHADAYRAKTRYKSIDSAIMELADDIAYAVHDLEDAIATDVLSLDDWLTHALPHLQALDYDWLNTLLESLSKRLFSKYEHERKDAIGELVNTFIIHIHLDTQNDEFECPILKHTAKLDQQYENVLQILKHFVFQRLIRDPQMQQIEFKGQNLLIELFTAFASDPLRLLPETTQALYLEAEKHNQGMRIICDYLSGMSDEYAYKTYQRLFSPIQ from the coding sequence ATGGATAAACAGTGGCAAAATAGAATAATTGAGCAATATAAGCACCGCCCTAACGATAACCGCTCTGCTTGGCAAATAGACCGCTCACGAATCATTCATGCTGCCGCATTTAGACGCCTTCAAGCTAAAACCCAAATAATGGGCATTGGCTTAAACGACTTTTACCGCACTCGCCTTACCCATTCTTTAGAAGTATCGCAAATAGGCACTGGTATATTACGCCACTTAAAAGCTCAGCATCCAAGCTTTGCGCATTTTCCATCAACCGGATTACTCGAAACCTTATGCTTAGCCCACGATATAGGCCATCCACCGTTTGGGCATGGCGGCGAAATTGCACTTAACTATATGATGCGTGATCATGGTGGCTTTGAGGGTAACGCACAAACACTGCGCATTGTGGCTAAGCTAGAGCCCTACAGTAACGGCTACGGCATGAACTTAACTAGACGCACCTTGTTAGGGTTTATTAAGTACCCAGCTTTTATTGATAACCTTTGGCATAATATCCCACAAGAAAATAAACAGCGTGCATTTATTAAAGCCGATGACTGGCGACCAGCCAAAGGTATTTACAATGACGATGCCGCGATATTTAATTGGATTATTGAGCCTCTTAGCGCAAGTGATAAAGCGTTATTATCTAGCCAAGAACACGCAGATGCTTATCGCGCTAAAACCCGTTATAAATCAATCGACAGTGCCATTATGGAACTGGCTGATGACATTGCTTATGCCGTTCATGATCTTGAAGATGCCATAGCTACCGATGTGCTCAGTTTAGACGATTGGCTAACCCATGCATTACCGCATTTACAAGCACTTGACTATGACTGGTTAAACACTTTGCTGGAGTCACTCTCCAAGCGGTTATTTTCAAAGTATGAACATGAGCGAAAAGACGCCATAGGCGAACTGGTGAATACCTTTATTATTCATATTCATTTAGATACCCAAAACGATGAATTTGAGTGCCCTATTTTAAAGCACACCGCAAAATTAGATCAGCAATACGAAAATGTTTTACAGATCCTCAAACACTTTGTATTTCAGCGTTTAATACGCGACCCACAAATGCAGCAAATAGAATTTAAAGGGCAAAACCTACTCATAGAATTATTTACTGCGTTTGCCAGCGATCCGCTGCGGTTATTACCGGAAACCACGCAGGCCCTGTACCTTGAAGCTGAAAAACATAATCAAGGCATGCGTATTATTTGTGACTATTTAAGCGGTATGAGCGACGAGTACGCTTATAAAACCTATCAACGGTTATTCTCCCCCATACAATAG
- a CDS encoding prolyl oligopeptidase family serine peptidase, with product MLKKTLTCAVVIALAGCSQPAENTTQNEVKTAMKAVNSLDYPETKKGAVVDTYFGETVADPYRWLEDDMSEETAQWVKTQNKLTFSYLEQVPYRDTLKQRLEKLMNYEKISAPFTEGDYTYFYKNDGLQNQYVLYRSKDGGEAEVFLDPNTFSEDGTTSMSGLSFSEDGSLLAYQISEGGSDWRKIIVINTETKKQVEQALVDVKFSGVSWLANDGFYYSSYDKPEGSELSAKTDQHKVYYHKLGQEQGEDTLVFGDTAEQKHRYVGAKATKDGRFLFISASVSTSGNKLFIKDLTKPDSEFVTVVGNTDSDTSVIDNEGSKLFLVTNLNAPNTKVVTVDASNPQPENWQDFIPETENVLNVTLGGNTFFANYMVDAISKVKQYNKKGELIREISLPGVGTASGFGGKKEQTTLYYSFTNYKTPGTTYSFDVQSGESKVYRKSGIDFNSDNYTSEQVFYTSKDGTKVPMIITYKSDIKLDGSNPTILYGYGGFNISLTPRFSSTTAAWLEQGGVYAVANIRGGGEYGKEWHKAGTQLQKQNVFDDFIAAAQYLQDKKYTSKKRLALRGGSNGGLLVGAVMTQRPDLFQVALPAVGVLDMLRYHTFTAGAGWAYDYGTSDQSKEMFDYLKGYSPIHNVKAGVEYPATMITTGDHDDRVVPSHSFKFAAELQANQAGTNPTLIRIETNAGHGAGTPTSKIIDLYADMYGFTLYNMGIKSL from the coding sequence ATGCTTAAAAAAACACTGACCTGTGCGGTTGTAATCGCACTTGCGGGTTGTTCACAACCTGCAGAAAACACTACTCAAAATGAAGTAAAAACAGCTATGAAAGCAGTTAACTCACTAGATTACCCTGAAACTAAAAAAGGCGCTGTGGTTGACACTTACTTTGGCGAAACCGTGGCTGATCCGTATCGCTGGTTAGAAGATGATATGAGTGAAGAAACGGCTCAGTGGGTTAAAACACAAAACAAGCTTACCTTTTCGTATTTAGAGCAAGTGCCTTACAGAGATACACTTAAACAGCGCCTTGAAAAACTAATGAACTACGAAAAAATCAGCGCGCCGTTTACTGAAGGTGATTACACCTATTTTTATAAAAATGATGGCCTGCAAAACCAGTACGTTTTATACCGCAGCAAAGACGGCGGTGAAGCTGAAGTGTTCTTAGATCCTAATACTTTTAGTGAAGACGGCACCACTTCAATGTCGGGTTTATCATTTTCAGAAGATGGTTCATTGTTAGCGTACCAAATATCAGAAGGTGGTAGTGATTGGCGTAAAATCATTGTTATTAATACCGAGACCAAAAAGCAGGTAGAACAAGCACTGGTTGATGTTAAATTTAGTGGCGTTAGCTGGCTGGCAAATGACGGTTTTTATTATTCAAGCTACGATAAGCCAGAGGGCAGTGAGCTTTCTGCAAAAACTGATCAACATAAAGTGTATTACCATAAGTTAGGTCAAGAGCAAGGCGAAGATACTTTAGTATTTGGCGATACAGCAGAACAAAAACACCGCTATGTGGGCGCTAAAGCAACCAAAGATGGTCGTTTCTTATTTATTAGTGCCAGCGTATCGACCTCAGGTAATAAGTTATTTATTAAAGATTTAACTAAGCCAGATAGCGAATTTGTTACTGTAGTGGGTAATACAGACTCTGATACCAGCGTGATTGACAACGAAGGCAGCAAGCTATTTTTGGTCACAAATTTAAATGCACCAAATACAAAAGTAGTGACGGTTGATGCAAGCAATCCACAGCCTGAAAACTGGCAAGATTTTATCCCAGAAACTGAAAACGTACTTAATGTAACGCTTGGCGGAAATACGTTTTTTGCCAACTACATGGTTGATGCTATTTCTAAAGTGAAACAGTACAACAAAAAAGGCGAATTGATCCGCGAAATTAGCTTACCAGGTGTTGGTACAGCGAGTGGCTTTGGCGGTAAAAAAGAGCAAACTACGCTTTATTACTCATTTACTAACTACAAAACGCCAGGTACGACTTACAGCTTTGACGTGCAAAGCGGTGAGTCAAAAGTGTACCGTAAATCGGGGATTGACTTTAATAGCGATAACTATACCTCTGAGCAAGTATTTTATACCTCTAAAGATGGCACGAAAGTACCGATGATTATCACTTACAAAAGTGATATTAAATTAGATGGTAGCAACCCAACTATTTTATATGGCTATGGTGGCTTTAATATTAGCTTAACACCTCGCTTTAGCTCTACAACAGCGGCTTGGCTTGAGCAAGGCGGTGTATACGCGGTGGCTAATATTCGTGGTGGCGGTGAGTATGGTAAAGAGTGGCATAAAGCGGGTACACAATTGCAAAAGCAAAATGTATTTGACGACTTTATTGCTGCCGCACAATACTTACAAGATAAAAAGTACACCTCTAAAAAGCGCTTAGCACTGCGTGGTGGTTCAAACGGTGGGTTATTAGTGGGTGCTGTCATGACCCAGCGACCTGACCTATTTCAAGTTGCGTTACCTGCGGTAGGCGTATTGGATATGCTTCGTTATCATACATTTACAGCGGGCGCTGGTTGGGCATACGATTACGGTACTAGCGACCAAAGTAAAGAAATGTTTGATTACTTGAAAGGCTACTCGCCAATTCATAACGTAAAAGCAGGGGTTGAATATCCGGCGACTATGATCACTACAGGCGATCATGATGACCGCGTTGTACCGTCGCATTCATTCAAATTTGCAGCTGAGCTTCAAGCGAATCAAGCGGGTACTAACCCAACGCTTATCCGTATTGAAACCAATGCAGGTCATGGTGCAGGTACACCAACCAGTAAAATTATTGACCTTTATGCTGACATGTACGGTTTTACGCTTTACAACATGGGCATTAAATCACTGTAG
- a CDS encoding DUF962 domain-containing protein: MTETESFTSFKRFYPYYLKEHRNKTCRRLHFIGSSLVLLLTGYAFISSQFVLLWLLPLIGYGFAWVGHFFFEKNRPATFKHPFYSLWGDWVMFKDILIGKIKW, encoded by the coding sequence ATGACAGAAACTGAATCTTTTACCAGCTTTAAACGCTTTTACCCTTACTATCTAAAAGAGCATCGTAATAAAACTTGTCGCAGGCTGCATTTTATTGGCAGTAGCTTAGTGTTGCTCTTGACCGGCTATGCGTTTATTAGCTCACAATTCGTATTGTTATGGTTATTACCGCTGATTGGTTATGGCTTTGCATGGGTTGGGCATTTCTTTTTTGAAAAAAACCGCCCTGCCACATTTAAGCACCCGTTTTACAGTTTATGGGGCGATTGGGTCATGTTTAAAGATATACTGATTGGCAAAATCAAATGGTAA
- a CDS encoding TonB-dependent receptor, which translates to MQLTPLFTAKKTISLTIAAALVGSWTVNAAEQETQAQENIEQISVIGSRRLGRTVEDSPVPIDIISGDALKSSGQTETNALLSTLLPSFNFPQPSITDGSDHVRPAQLRGLAPDHTLVLVNGKRRHSNALLNLNGSTGRGSSSVDLNAIPANAIERIEVLRDGAAAQYGSDAIAGVINIVLKSNSSGGSLGAVYGANITDMDGVAQLQSVSEDANGDLAFTEGGDRSLTDGQTLTLQGNMGFELGDNGFLSISSEYRDRSSTNRSDYDQRENYPRLPDGSLDPREFTWDRYNHNFGNGTVEDFALFYNAGYQLNNDAELYSFGSYSKREGEGGGFYRRAQDSRNVTEIYPDGFLPVITSDIDDFSLALGVKGFANEWNYDASAVYGQDAFNFGVINSLNTSYGPSSQTSFDAGTLTYDQLTINLDFSREIDADFLASGINVAVGAEYRREGYEIQAGEEASYARGNFGPGGAVTDPVNGPFGSAGSQVFPGFTPESAGDNSRHNVSLYVDLEAFITDNWNVAIAARYEDYSDFGDTLNGKIATRYTLTEDLALRGSVSTGFRAPSLQQQYFTSVATVFVDGEPTQTGTFAPSSDVAVALGSPGLDAEEATNYGVGFTWSTDFNFSLSVDYYQILIDDRIVLSNNLSGAGVASLLEGTGANQGRFFLNAIDSKTRGVDVVASYNLITDNYGDVAFNLGYNYGKNQVTDIIDPPAQLQSVGVEQDNLFSGNELRRFEVSTPRNKYNLSATWILNEWRTTLRSTRYGETQDPSENPERNEVLEPKWITDLDVAYALNNNLTLSLGANNVFDVYPDPTRELVSDVTTFSRLFSYSGFSPFGFNGRYVYGKIEMKF; encoded by the coding sequence ATGCAACTTACACCACTATTTACAGCAAAAAAAACCATCTCTTTAACAATAGCAGCTGCACTTGTTGGCTCATGGACGGTTAACGCCGCTGAGCAAGAGACTCAGGCGCAAGAAAACATTGAACAAATTAGTGTGATTGGCTCTCGCCGACTAGGTCGCACGGTCGAAGATAGCCCTGTTCCCATAGATATTATTAGTGGCGACGCCTTAAAAAGTTCAGGACAAACAGAAACTAATGCGCTGTTAAGTACGTTATTACCAAGTTTTAATTTCCCACAGCCATCAATTACCGATGGCAGCGACCATGTGCGCCCAGCTCAACTGCGTGGCTTAGCTCCTGATCACACCTTAGTGCTCGTGAATGGTAAACGTCGCCACAGTAACGCGCTACTTAATTTAAACGGCTCAACGGGTCGTGGTTCGTCATCGGTTGATTTAAACGCCATACCTGCAAACGCGATTGAACGCATTGAAGTATTACGCGATGGTGCCGCAGCTCAATATGGCTCAGACGCTATCGCCGGGGTGATTAATATCGTCCTTAAAAGCAATAGCAGTGGCGGTAGTTTGGGTGCCGTTTATGGTGCAAATATTACCGATATGGACGGTGTCGCGCAGTTACAATCGGTTTCTGAGGACGCCAATGGTGACTTAGCTTTTACTGAGGGCGGCGACCGCTCGCTTACCGACGGCCAAACTTTAACTCTGCAAGGTAATATGGGGTTTGAATTAGGCGATAACGGCTTTTTGAGTATTTCTAGTGAATATCGCGATCGCAGCTCAACCAACCGCTCTGATTACGACCAACGCGAAAACTATCCTCGTTTACCTGATGGCTCTCTCGACCCACGCGAATTCACATGGGATCGTTACAACCATAACTTTGGTAACGGCACTGTTGAAGACTTTGCGTTGTTTTACAACGCAGGTTATCAGCTAAATAACGATGCTGAGCTCTATTCGTTTGGCTCATACAGTAAACGTGAAGGTGAAGGCGGTGGCTTTTATCGTCGCGCCCAAGACAGCCGTAACGTTACAGAAATATACCCTGATGGCTTTTTGCCGGTGATCACCTCAGACATTGATGACTTTTCATTGGCTTTAGGTGTGAAAGGCTTTGCTAATGAATGGAACTACGATGCTTCTGCTGTATATGGCCAAGATGCCTTTAACTTTGGTGTTATTAATAGTTTAAACACTTCATATGGGCCAAGTAGCCAAACCAGTTTTGATGCCGGCACGCTTACTTACGATCAGCTGACTATTAACCTTGATTTTAGCCGTGAAATTGATGCTGACTTTTTAGCCAGCGGAATTAACGTGGCAGTGGGCGCTGAGTATCGCCGCGAAGGCTACGAAATTCAAGCGGGCGAAGAAGCCTCTTATGCGCGTGGTAATTTTGGCCCAGGTGGTGCCGTGACCGATCCGGTTAATGGCCCATTCGGCTCTGCAGGTTCACAAGTGTTCCCTGGGTTCACACCTGAATCTGCGGGTGATAACAGCCGCCACAATGTCAGCCTTTACGTTGACTTAGAAGCCTTTATTACAGATAACTGGAATGTTGCCATCGCCGCGCGTTACGAAGACTACTCTGATTTTGGCGACACGCTTAATGGTAAAATTGCCACCCGCTATACACTTACAGAAGACTTAGCACTACGCGGCTCTGTATCAACTGGGTTTAGAGCGCCCTCTCTACAACAGCAATACTTTACCTCGGTGGCGACTGTATTTGTAGATGGCGAACCAACACAAACAGGTACCTTTGCGCCAAGCAGCGATGTTGCCGTTGCATTGGGTTCACCAGGTTTAGACGCAGAAGAAGCTACTAACTACGGGGTAGGCTTTACGTGGTCAACCGACTTCAACTTCAGCTTATCGGTGGATTACTACCAAATATTAATTGATGACCGTATTGTGTTATCAAATAACTTATCGGGCGCAGGCGTTGCAAGCTTACTTGAGGGCACCGGCGCTAACCAAGGTCGATTTTTCTTAAACGCGATCGATAGCAAAACCCGTGGCGTTGACGTCGTCGCTTCTTATAATTTAATCACCGACAATTACGGTGATGTAGCGTTTAATTTAGGTTACAACTACGGTAAAAACCAAGTCACCGATATTATTGACCCACCAGCACAATTACAAAGTGTTGGGGTTGAGCAAGATAATTTGTTCTCGGGTAATGAGCTACGTCGTTTTGAAGTGAGCACACCGCGTAATAAATACAACCTTAGCGCAACATGGATACTTAACGAATGGCGCACCACACTACGTAGTACTCGTTATGGTGAAACACAAGACCCGTCTGAAAATCCAGAGCGTAACGAAGTGTTAGAACCTAAATGGATCACCGATTTAGATGTGGCGTATGCACTTAATAATAACCTTACTCTGAGCTTAGGCGCTAATAATGTGTTTGATGTATACCCAGATCCAACTCGAGAGCTGGTGAGTGATGTCACCACTTTCTCTCGCTTGTTCTCGTACTCGGGCTTTTCACCATTTGGTTTTAATGGCCGCTACGTGTACGGCAAAATTGAAATGAAGTTTTAA
- a CDS encoding branched-chain amino acid aminotransferase: MKMAAFGTVFMPQMIQAKFSDNQWGESSIVPCDKLELHAGAHVLHYSSTCFEGLKAFRHEDGSVNIFRMDANIARMQQSSELLSLPAVDGEMLKTMIIDIVREYADETPLPPGSMYIRPTHIGTEAAIGKAAAPSMSSLLYTLLSPVGDYFSGGATALRVLLEEDGMRCAPHMGMIKSGGNYASALGPISAARTKYKADQILFCPGGDVQETGAANFILIDGNEIITKALDSTFLHGVTRNSILTIAKDLGMTVSERNFTVTELLERAAKPGTEAALSGTAAVLTPVGTFIHNDKEYKVGNGEPGPTTARLRQALNDIQWGKSEDKHGWLTKI, encoded by the coding sequence ATAAAAATGGCAGCATTTGGTACTGTGTTTATGCCGCAGATGATTCAAGCTAAGTTTTCTGACAACCAGTGGGGCGAAAGCTCAATTGTTCCTTGCGATAAGCTTGAGTTACATGCAGGTGCACACGTTCTTCATTATTCAAGTACATGTTTTGAAGGGTTAAAAGCCTTTCGCCACGAAGATGGCTCGGTTAATATTTTTAGAATGGACGCTAATATTGCGCGTATGCAGCAAAGTTCTGAATTGTTGAGTTTACCTGCTGTTGATGGCGAGATGCTAAAAACAATGATCATCGATATTGTACGTGAATACGCCGATGAAACGCCGCTTCCTCCAGGTTCTATGTATATTCGCCCAACCCACATTGGTACGGAAGCTGCCATTGGTAAAGCGGCTGCACCGTCAATGAGTTCATTGCTTTACACGCTATTATCGCCAGTGGGTGATTATTTTTCAGGTGGCGCAACTGCGTTACGTGTTTTACTTGAAGAAGATGGTATGCGCTGTGCACCGCACATGGGCATGATCAAAAGTGGTGGTAACTATGCCAGCGCGCTTGGCCCAATTTCAGCAGCACGCACTAAATATAAAGCCGACCAAATTTTATTTTGCCCAGGCGGTGATGTGCAAGAAACCGGCGCGGCAAACTTTATTTTAATTGATGGCAACGAAATCATTACTAAAGCACTTGATAGCACATTTTTACATGGTGTAACGCGTAATAGCATTTTAACCATTGCTAAAGATTTAGGTATGACGGTTAGCGAGCGCAACTTTACTGTCACTGAGCTTTTAGAGCGCGCAGCAAAACCAGGTACTGAGGCAGCACTTTCAGGCACTGCGGCAGTATTAACCCCAGTAGGTACGTTTATCCATAACGATAAAGAATACAAAGTGGGTAACGGTGAACCAGGGCCAACTACGGCACGTTTGCGCCAAGCATTGAACGATATTCAATGGGGTAAAAGCGAAGATAAACACGGTTGGTTAACTAAAATCTAA
- a CDS encoding acyl-CoA desaturase, with translation MTTINYQQLADDLDEIKMSTLAKVGQKDANYIRSIVRKQRLCEIGGRILLMLGFVQPLLWVAGVLLLGLAKILDNMEIGHNVMHGQYDWMNDKQLNSKSYEWDIACDGQSWNRVHNFEHHTYTNIIGKDRDFGYGLLRLSNDFKWRLKNTWQFITYLNLSVLFQWGVSYHELAGERVFIGKKKPNRKGAVAHSTLKKRFFSKGARQLIKDYVLFPVLAGPLFLWVLSGNFLANLIRNLWTSTIIFCGHFTEQTHTFYEQDCKNESQGQWYYRQALGSSNIKGARWFHILTGHLSFQIEHHLFPDMPSSRYQEIAPKVQAALQKQGIAYNTGGFFQQYTSVLKRILRYSFK, from the coding sequence ATGACAACTATAAATTATCAACAGTTAGCCGATGATTTAGATGAAATTAAAATGTCGACATTAGCGAAAGTAGGGCAAAAGGATGCAAATTATATTCGTTCTATTGTGCGTAAGCAGCGGCTTTGTGAAATAGGCGGACGGATTTTATTGATGCTTGGCTTTGTGCAGCCATTATTGTGGGTAGCGGGTGTGTTGCTTCTTGGTTTGGCTAAAATTCTCGACAACATGGAAATTGGCCACAATGTAATGCATGGTCAATACGATTGGATGAACGATAAACAGCTTAACTCTAAAAGCTACGAGTGGGATATAGCCTGCGATGGCCAAAGCTGGAACCGCGTTCATAACTTTGAACATCATACTTACACTAACATTATCGGAAAAGATCGTGACTTTGGTTATGGCTTATTAAGGTTGAGCAACGACTTTAAATGGAGGCTAAAAAATACATGGCAGTTTATTACCTATTTAAATTTAAGCGTGCTGTTTCAGTGGGGCGTGTCGTATCATGAGCTCGCAGGCGAACGAGTCTTTATAGGTAAAAAGAAACCAAACCGTAAAGGCGCTGTAGCGCATAGCACTTTAAAAAAGCGCTTTTTTAGTAAAGGGGCGCGCCAACTAATTAAAGACTATGTGTTATTTCCAGTTTTGGCGGGACCACTGTTTTTATGGGTATTAAGCGGTAATTTTTTGGCAAACTTAATTCGTAACCTGTGGACCTCAACCATTATTTTTTGTGGCCATTTTACTGAGCAAACCCATACTTTTTATGAGCAAGACTGCAAAAACGAAAGCCAAGGGCAGTGGTATTATCGCCAAGCGCTGGGTTCGTCAAACATTAAAGGGGCACGTTGGTTTCATATTTTAACTGGGCATTTGAGCTTTCAAATAGAGCATCATTTATTTCCTGATATGCCGTCGTCGCGTTATCAAGAAATTGCGCCTAAAGTACAAGCTGCATTACAAAAGCAGGGGATTGCTTATAATACTGGCGGATTTTTTCAGCAATACACCTCAGTGTTAAAACGCATATTGCGTTATTCGTTTAAATAG
- a CDS encoding FAD-binding oxidoreductase, translating into MFIKALNQFSKLFLHHQSFAAYIEPIMQVFKPAWRAGFFSAKVIAVSPCSHDFLSVTLKPSKQWRSHIAGQHISLTVEVNGRLLTRVFTLASSPDYFKATGLVRLLIKTSSLGQFTGQLQQALSLQPRCNISPARGDFVFKSWHKPSVFVAGGSGITPMLAMLEQQLGNTNSPMQLLYFAKAGAHQCTNELTALAKRFAHFSFSLLTRDALTPLTQHINLDAQPDIYCCGPGGFMQQIADFAKQHKLGYFQESFGLALPKLTDDSQFSVKINKDTHVVTSNDVLLSQFEAKKLPVQRGCGIGICHQCQCIKKSGVVRNLKTNQLSDTGEQLIQLCVSQAVSDLELQL; encoded by the coding sequence ATGTTTATTAAGGCGTTAAACCAATTTTCAAAATTGTTTTTACATCATCAAAGCTTTGCCGCTTACATAGAGCCAATTATGCAGGTGTTTAAACCAGCATGGCGTGCAGGATTTTTCAGCGCAAAAGTTATAGCGGTAAGCCCTTGTAGCCACGATTTTTTGAGTGTTACCTTAAAACCAAGTAAACAGTGGCGCTCGCATATTGCTGGCCAGCATATTAGTTTAACGGTTGAGGTTAATGGACGATTATTAACCCGAGTGTTTACCCTTGCCAGTAGTCCTGACTATTTTAAAGCGACAGGGTTAGTGCGCTTACTCATAAAAACCAGTTCACTAGGGCAGTTTACCGGCCAGTTACAACAGGCATTAAGTTTGCAGCCGCGGTGTAATATATCGCCAGCTCGTGGCGACTTTGTATTTAAAAGTTGGCACAAGCCTAGCGTTTTTGTAGCGGGTGGCTCTGGCATTACCCCAATGCTTGCCATGCTTGAGCAGCAACTTGGCAATACAAATAGCCCGATGCAATTGTTGTACTTTGCTAAGGCGGGTGCACACCAGTGTACAAATGAACTTACGGCACTGGCAAAGCGCTTTGCGCATTTTAGTTTTTCATTACTCACACGCGATGCATTAACACCGTTAACACAGCACATAAACCTTGATGCGCAGCCAGATATTTATTGCTGCGGCCCTGGTGGTTTTATGCAGCAAATTGCCGATTTTGCTAAGCAGCATAAGCTTGGCTACTTTCAAGAATCCTTTGGCCTAGCCTTGCCCAAATTGACTGACGATAGCCAGTTTTCAGTGAAAATAAACAAAGACACGCACGTAGTGACTAGTAATGACGTGTTACTAAGCCAATTTGAAGCAAAAAAACTCCCTGTGCAGCGAGGCTGCGGCATTGGTATTTGTCATCAATGTCAGTGCATTAAAAAGTCGGGAGTGGTGCGTAATTTAAAAACTAATCAATTATCAGATACTGGCGAGCAGTTAATTCAACTGTGTGTGAGCCAAGCCGTTAGCGATTTGGAGTTACAGCTATGA
- a CDS encoding PQQ-dependent sugar dehydrogenase yields the protein MNKLKTLKKRALITTVTTSLLLGALGSLNAHAVDFKELDSLTLNIKPMTIAKGIAVPWAIEPLPNGDLLITERSGTLYLLRKDSEALIKVTGLPKIDANGQGGLLDLALHPDFANNQWLYLTYSSSEGDGEGSNTALMRAKLSNDRSQLLEPQQLYKGEHNSKKGQHYGSRIVFDNQNYVYFSIGDRGSRDVNPQDLSRDGGKIYRLHEDGKIPTDNPFVAQKNAKPAVWSYGHRNPQGMWFDQQTTTLWSHEHGPRGGDELNIIKPNTNYGWPVVSYGINYSGTSFTDLTDKPGMQAPVSQWTPSIAPSDMLMVKGNKYPELKGKMLLASMKYAFVSVLELADGKVVKQHKLLEGVGRIRSLAQGPDGTLYLGLDGQGIVRLDPK from the coding sequence ATGAACAAACTTAAAACACTAAAAAAACGCGCACTAATCACAACGGTAACAACAAGTTTATTGCTTGGTGCACTGGGCAGCCTTAATGCTCATGCTGTTGATTTTAAAGAACTAGACTCTTTAACCCTGAATATAAAACCCATGACAATTGCTAAAGGGATCGCTGTTCCTTGGGCAATTGAACCACTACCTAATGGCGACTTATTAATTACTGAGCGCAGTGGCACCTTGTATTTACTGCGTAAAGATAGTGAAGCACTAATAAAGGTTACAGGATTACCCAAAATTGATGCCAACGGCCAAGGTGGCCTGCTCGATTTAGCATTGCACCCTGACTTTGCAAACAACCAGTGGTTATACCTTACCTACTCAAGTAGTGAAGGTGATGGCGAAGGCAGCAACACCGCACTTATGCGTGCAAAGCTAAGTAACGATCGCAGCCAACTGCTTGAGCCACAACAATTATACAAAGGGGAACATAATTCTAAAAAAGGCCAGCACTACGGCAGCCGGATTGTATTTGATAACCAAAACTATGTGTATTTTTCGATTGGCGATCGTGGCTCGCGCGATGTTAACCCACAAGACTTAAGCCGTGATGGTGGTAAAATTTATCGCTTACACGAGGACGGTAAAATTCCTACCGATAACCCGTTTGTTGCGCAAAAAAATGCAAAACCCGCCGTTTGGTCATATGGCCATCGTAATCCACAAGGTATGTGGTTTGATCAACAAACAACCACCCTATGGTCGCACGAACACGGTCCACGCGGTGGCGATGAGCTTAATATAATTAAGCCTAACACCAATTATGGCTGGCCAGTGGTGAGTTACGGTATTAACTACAGCGGTACATCATTTACTGATTTAACCGATAAACCGGGCATGCAAGCGCCAGTTTCGCAATGGACTCCCTCTATTGCCCCCTCTGATATGCTCATGGTTAAAGGTAATAAATACCCTGAGCTGAAAGGAAAAATGCTACTTGCTTCAATGAAGTACGCCTTTGTTAGCGTGCTTGAATTAGCCGACGGCAAAGTGGTTAAGCAACATAAACTACTTGAAGGCGTTGGCCGCATTCGCAGCTTAGCTCAAGGCCCTGATGGTACTCTTTATTTAGGCTTAGATGGTCAAGGCATTGTTCGCCTAGATCCAAAGTAG
- a CDS encoding DUF6435 family protein: MFSFLKPDPIKKLRKEYDAKLEQGMQAQRKGDIKSYAMLTDEAEKIWSEIETLEAKKTK; this comes from the coding sequence ATGTTTTCATTTTTAAAGCCAGATCCAATCAAAAAATTACGTAAAGAATACGACGCAAAATTAGAGCAAGGTATGCAAGCTCAAAGAAAAGGCGATATTAAAAGCTATGCGATGTTAACTGACGAGGCTGAAAAAATCTGGAGTGAAATAGAAACACTCGAAGCCAAAAAAACTAAGTAA